The following coding sequences lie in one Flavobacteriales bacterium genomic window:
- a CDS encoding NAD(P)(+) transhydrogenase (Re/Si-specific) subunit beta gives MGIGIQTAAYLFASILFILSLGGLSSQESAKRGVFYGIVGMAIAIIATVLGQGVAGQVYIVSAIAIASVIGLMLARKVEMTSMPQLVAILHSFVGLAAVLVGFGSYLDPETQTLHGAAHSIHLVEVFVGIFIGAITFTGSIIAWGKLEGKIGSKALIYPGRHAVNVILLLVCVVLGVMFAMAEGTDGMLHLYIMTAIASFIGIMLVMAIGGGDMPVVVSMLNSYSGWAASAAGFMLGNDLLIVTGALVGSSGAILSIHMCHAMNRSFISVILGGFGNAPKGEAKAIEGEVTALNHEEVAGLLKEAKSVVIVPGYGMAVAKAQYPIYEMVQILRKAGKNVRFAIHPVAGRLPGHMNVLLAEANVPYDIVMEMDEINDDMPSTDVVMVIGANDVVNPSAQDDPASSIYGMPVIEVWKAEKVIIMKRSMSAGYSGEDNPLFYKSNSDMLYGDAKDSVDKILGYLKA, from the coding sequence ATAGGAATAGGAATTCAAACAGCAGCGTATTTATTTGCAAGTATTCTGTTTATATTAAGTTTAGGAGGATTGTCTTCACAAGAATCTGCTAAACGCGGTGTGTTTTATGGTATTGTAGGTATGGCTATAGCTATTATTGCTACTGTACTTGGACAAGGTGTTGCTGGACAAGTTTATATTGTGTCGGCAATTGCTATTGCATCTGTAATAGGTTTAATGCTTGCTCGTAAAGTAGAAATGACCTCAATGCCTCAGTTAGTAGCTATTTTACATAGCTTTGTTGGGTTGGCTGCGGTTTTAGTAGGTTTTGGTTCTTATTTAGATCCTGAAACACAAACGCTACATGGAGCAGCACATTCTATTCATTTGGTTGAAGTTTTTGTAGGTATTTTTATTGGAGCTATAACTTTTACTGGGTCAATTATTGCTTGGGGAAAATTAGAAGGGAAGATAGGTAGTAAGGCATTAATTTATCCAGGCAGACATGCTGTAAATGTTATTTTATTGTTGGTGTGTGTTGTGTTAGGTGTTATGTTTGCAATGGCAGAAGGAACAGATGGTATGCTTCATTTGTACATCATGACAGCAATAGCATCATTTATTGGAATAATGTTAGTGATGGCAATTGGAGGAGGAGATATGCCAGTGGTAGTAAGTATGCTTAATTCATATTCTGGATGGGCAGCATCTGCGGCAGGATTTATGTTAGGAAACGATTTATTAATTGTTACTGGTGCTTTAGTTGGTAGTTCAGGAGCAATTCTTTCCATCCACATGTGTCACGCAATGAACCGCTCTTTTATCTCTGTAATTTTAGGTGGGTTTGGAAATGCACCTAAAGGAGAAGCAAAAGCAATTGAAGGTGAAGTTACAGCGTTAAATCATGAAGAAGTTGCAGGATTGCTAAAAGAAGCAAAATCGGTTGTTATTGTTCCTGGTTATGGTATGGCCGTGGCAAAAGCACAATATCCAATTTACGAAATGGTTCAAATATTACGTAAGGCTGGAAAAAATGTACGGTTTGCTATTCACCCTGTTGCAGGTCGTTTACCAGGACACATGAACGTATTGTTAGCAGAAGCTAATGTACCGTATGACATTGTTATGGAAATGGACGAAATTAATGATGATATGCCAAGCACAGATGTGGTAATGGTGATTGGTGCAAACGATGTTGTTAATCCAAGTGCTCAAGACGACCCAGCTAGTTCTATTTATGGAATGCCCGTAATAGAAGTTTGGAAGGCTGAAAAAGTTATTATTATGAAACGTTCTATGTCAGCAGGTTATTCAGGAGAAGATAATCCTTTATTCTATAAATCCAATTCAGATATGCTTTATGGCGATGCTAAAGATAGTGTTGATAAAATACTGGGTTATTTAAAAGCATAA